The sequence below is a genomic window from Lodderomyces elongisporus chromosome 2, complete sequence.
AAATCCAAGATCCACAAAAGAAGGGTTAagattttgaaagaaaggCCGTATACTCCATTGGAAGCAGAAGCTGCCAGCGGTGTCAATATGTTGAAATTTATGGAAAGCGTCGAGAAGTATAAGCAATTGGAACAATTCAAGAACGAAAATAAAGTAGCATATGACTTAGTCAATAATCAAAAGAAGGATAATTTGGATGCGATTATCACAGGTGTGCCTTCTGAAGAGTTTTTAAAGCAAAATCAAGAGGCAACAGGTGAAACTACACTGTTGAACCCTCCTGGCGAGGTCAAACAAGTAGTGGAAGTTGAAATGACAGAGTGATTATATCAGCAGGAGTTCATTTCCAtgtttgtttaattttcttttccccatctttaatcttttgatcttttgatcttttttttatatgtTTTATCTTTTGTGACTTTTAATGTAACGACGTTATGTGAAATTAATCGatgagaaaaaataaagatgtAGAGTTTATATTCCATCAACACTCTAACAAATCAGTAAACATTATATTTGTGAAGAATCAGTTATTTTTAGGAACTTTATcaaatttttgatttgtgTGTAGAATGTACCAGGAGGTCTTCAGTTATAAGAAAGTGACACTCTGTGCGGCTTGAAAATGTGATGTCTCTTTTCATTAAGAATGGTTAAGTCTCCGCATAAACTTTGAAGCGCAAGTTCGATATCGCGCACTTTCTGTTCTCCATTCTTGACAATCGAAAAGTCCGTGCTGCACCTTTTATACATCTACTCGTACTATACCTGCCACTGCCGTTGAACCTGCAAATAACCCTTTTTGAAATTCTAAAGAAATGAGACTCAAACTAAAATCTAGTCAAGGcataaaaacaatcaatGTTGACAAGGACCATTTGTTCAAGGATTTTCTATCTGAGTTGCAGCTAAACAAAGAACTTCATGAAGATGTATCCGAAGTTGTCTCGTCTATAAAAACTGGGTTTCCGCCGAAACCGCTCCAACTAAGCTTTGGCGTCAAGGAAACCATATTTGATAAGGGTATAAAGGATGGTGATCAGTTACTTATATCATTTGCTAGTTTAAAACGAAAGTCAACTCCAGACATCCTGGAGGAT
It includes:
- the BUD20 gene encoding Bud site selection protein 20, which codes for MGRYSVKRYKTKRRTRDLDLIYDDLATTESINKLKNQPLDEYKPGLGQYYCVECAKYFENQISLDRHQKSKIHKRRVKILKERPYTPLEAEAASGVNMLKFMESVEKYKQLEQFKNENKVAYDLVNNQKKDNLDAIITGVPSEEFLKQNQEATGETTSLNPPGEVKQVVEVEMTE